A genomic stretch from Candidatus Methanomassiliicoccus intestinalis Issoire-Mx1 includes:
- a CDS encoding 50S ribosomal protein L18e produces MKTTQKTDPNLVALIAELKRETREGDAAIWRDIAQRLEKPSRNWAEVNLSKLERNANDGDIILVPGKVLGAGKISKNITIAAYRFSAAAAKAIEDAGGKKLTIAELVKENPSGKGVRIMG; encoded by the coding sequence ATGAAAACGACACAGAAGACAGATCCCAATTTAGTAGCCCTCATCGCTGAATTGAAGAGGGAGACGCGCGAAGGGGATGCGGCCATCTGGCGAGACATTGCTCAAAGACTAGAAAAACCCAGTCGTAACTGGGCCGAAGTTAACTTGAGCAAGCTAGAAAGGAACGCAAACGATGGAGACATAATTTTAGTGCCTGGAAAGGTACTAGGTGCTGGGAAAATTAGTAAAAACATTACTATCGCAGCATACCGTTTCTCTGCCGCAGCCGCAAAAGCCATAGAAGACGCTGGTGGAAAAAAGCTTACAATAGCTGAGCTAGTGAAAGAAAACCCCAGTGGTAAAGGCGTAAGGATTATGGGGTGA
- the rplM gene encoding 50S ribosomal protein L13: MAIVIDADKHILGRLSTNIAKRILNGEEVIVVNAEKAIITGDRQVIFNKYLDKYHRGKQTSGPFFPKRADLILKKTVRGMIPFMHPRGREAYRRVRVYVGIPKELESAKLEKIESAMTLWTDKYVTLGEVAERLGSRVR; encoded by the coding sequence ATGGCAATTGTTATCGATGCAGATAAACACATCCTAGGACGTCTGAGCACAAATATCGCAAAGCGTATCCTTAATGGTGAAGAGGTAATCGTAGTAAATGCCGAGAAAGCAATCATTACAGGCGACAGGCAAGTGATATTCAACAAGTACCTTGATAAATATCACCGTGGAAAGCAGACAAGCGGTCCGTTCTTCCCAAAGAGAGCTGATCTAATCCTCAAGAAAACAGTCAGGGGAATGATTCCATTCATGCACCCAAGAGGAAGAGAAGCATACCGCAGAGTAAGGGTATACGTTGGAATTCCTAAAGAGCTGGAGTCCGCTAAACTTGAAAAGATTGAAAGCGCGATGACACTTTGGACTGACAAATATGTAACCCTCGGTGAAGTTGCAGAACGTCTCGGATCTAGAGTGAGGTGA
- a CDS encoding 30S ribosomal protein S9 has product MADAVNTSGKRKEAVARASVKSGSGKVRVNNVPIEIYTPELARFKMMEPLLLAGDKVAAVDINVNVQGGGFMGQAEAVRTSIAKGLVEFLQDSELEASFKQYDRSLLISDPRRKLPKKPQGRGARKKRQKSYR; this is encoded by the coding sequence ATGGCAGACGCAGTAAATACTAGCGGTAAGAGAAAAGAAGCTGTCGCCCGTGCTTCCGTAAAAAGCGGAAGTGGGAAAGTCAGGGTAAATAATGTACCAATTGAGATATACACTCCTGAACTTGCCCGTTTCAAAATGATGGAACCTCTGCTCCTCGCAGGGGATAAAGTTGCAGCTGTAGATATCAACGTAAATGTTCAGGGTGGAGGATTTATGGGACAGGCTGAAGCAGTCCGTACATCCATCGCAAAAGGACTTGTTGAATTTCTGCAGGATTCAGAACTAGAGGCAAGCTTCAAACAATATGACCGCTCTTTGCTTATCAGCGACCCGCGTAGAAAACTTCCAAAGAAACCACAGGGACGCGGTGCTAGAAAGAAGAGACAGAAGTCATACAGGTGA
- a CDS encoding DNA-directed RNA polymerase subunit N, translating into MMIPVRCFTCGKVVGGLYETYVKRVQMGENPKDVLDDLGLTRYCCRRMIVAHADLVDEVIPLG; encoded by the coding sequence ATGATGATCCCAGTAAGGTGCTTTACATGCGGCAAGGTCGTCGGAGGCCTATACGAAACATATGTCAAAAGAGTGCAGATGGGCGAAAACCCCAAGGACGTCTTAGATGACCTTGGTTTAACCCGCTACTGTTGCCGCAGGATGATCGTCGCTCACGCAGATTTAGTCGACGAAGTTATACCTCTGGGCTAA
- a CDS encoding TrmB family transcriptional regulator, protein MISKPMPLSKTLTKVFTMLVHGNSQATISMRLRKPKQRISEYVKELERLGYVRKKEGSSKPVIYEAGNVPDFLLDKLPEGYSCNTGRDYKAKIKGIAPTTPSLSHAPDHDSRFLNFHHSMCKVQVYKHGDIGFIEKDSWNRPIKNNTRSLRGELPYYEKPIHYENLVKLLGRMPYSPDPTVTIVVNESYKQGGDPKLLLLINPPELIVTPDEGDIWEQIAVEATKDIIDYLETELEWQLGAPILTKQKPHLEQYDESLKGISDRIVTYSESREVYLSDSRKGYEIGAHTPTLARIIVEAPEKIRGLEANVESMATQMTSFQNDLETFWSIYEMDAKRTKEAIRNDIEFKHFVMAKIGSTQQSEEPTTASTDFGVMYL, encoded by the coding sequence GTGATTTCTAAACCCATGCCCCTCTCCAAAACTCTTACGAAAGTTTTCACAATGTTAGTGCATGGAAATAGCCAGGCTACAATTTCTATGAGGCTTAGAAAGCCTAAACAGAGAATTTCTGAGTATGTGAAAGAGCTAGAAAGGCTAGGATACGTCAGGAAAAAAGAAGGTTCCTCAAAACCTGTGATCTACGAAGCCGGAAATGTGCCAGACTTTTTATTGGATAAACTACCCGAAGGGTACTCTTGCAACACTGGCCGTGACTACAAGGCAAAAATCAAGGGCATAGCCCCCACCACCCCCTCCCTTAGTCACGCCCCCGATCACGATTCTAGGTTCCTGAATTTTCATCATTCGATGTGCAAGGTGCAGGTCTACAAACACGGCGATATTGGTTTCATAGAGAAGGATTCATGGAACAGGCCTATCAAAAACAACACACGGTCTCTCAGGGGAGAGCTCCCCTACTACGAGAAGCCTATTCACTATGAAAATCTCGTTAAGCTGCTTGGCCGCATGCCTTATTCTCCTGATCCCACAGTGACAATCGTAGTCAACGAGAGCTACAAGCAGGGAGGAGACCCTAAACTTCTGTTGCTCATCAATCCTCCTGAACTAATAGTCACCCCTGACGAAGGAGATATCTGGGAACAGATAGCAGTTGAAGCAACAAAAGACATAATCGATTATCTGGAAACTGAACTGGAATGGCAGTTAGGTGCTCCCATTCTAACAAAACAGAAACCGCACCTGGAACAGTACGATGAATCCCTGAAAGGCATATCTGACAGAATCGTAACGTATTCCGAAAGCAGAGAGGTGTATCTCTCAGACTCAAGGAAAGGATACGAAATCGGTGCACACACTCCAACGCTGGCAAGAATCATCGTTGAAGCTCCAGAAAAGATACGAGGACTAGAGGCAAATGTCGAATCAATGGCCACTCAAATGACATCTTTCCAGAATGATTTGGAAACATTCTGGTCTATTTATGAGATGGATGCCAAGAGGACAAAAGAGGCAATTAGGAACGATATTGAATTCAAGCATTTCGTAATGGCCAAGATTGGATCAACTCAGCAGTCAGAGGAGCCAACAACTGCATCAACAGACTTTGGAGTGATGTACCTATGA